The following are encoded together in the Ornithorhynchus anatinus isolate Pmale09 unplaced genomic scaffold, mOrnAna1.pri.v4 scaffold_264_arrow_ctg1, whole genome shotgun sequence genome:
- the ST6GALNAC1 gene encoding alpha-N-acetylgalactosaminide alpha-2,6-sialyltransferase 1 gives MTLQAQEGRTSPRVLELETSTRAQEKRTTMPRIQGERTSPGRSQRGRPSAPEKGSPVAAQENNTSTWPGPNPTQKAKTPSPKGKALTSSASFARSTSPARDNPSVLITPPTQSTSPAQYTPPAQGTSAQSTPYARGTPLAPMISPAQDVPSARGTSTRSTPYLQGTPPGRSTLPAALSQSSTPRGQQRLKAARFKSEPQWDFEENYTLEAKGPQTSCPDSIKAKAARSPWLRDLFLPNLTLFLDAAHFSQGEWERLEHFVPPFGFMELNKSLVQEVLAQIPAVPQQQLLLAARPPGGPPCISCAVVGNGGILNNSRVGQEIDGHDYVFRVSGAVIQGYEQDVGTRTSFYGFTAFSLTTSLLQLGRRGFRQIPSGKDVHYLHFLEGERDYEWLKALLQDQVLETDNLKWFRRRPRELFRDALRLDRYLLLHPDLLRYMKNRFLRSKTLEKASWRLYRPTTGALMLLTALQLCDRVSAYGYITEGHGRFSNHYYDEKWQPLIFYINHDFELERQLWKHLHDEGVMRLFQRA, from the exons ATGACTCTCCAGGCCCAGGAAGGGCGGACATCACCACGGGTTTTGGAGCTGGAGACCTCAACCAGAGCCCAAGAGAAAAGGACAACGATGCCAAGGAttcagggagagagaacaagtccaGGAAGAAGCCAGAGGGGACGACCATCAGCTCCTGAGAAGGGGTCCCCTGTGGCAGCCCAAGAAAACAACACTTCGACATGGCCTGGACCCAATCCAACCCAAAAGGCAAAGACGCCTTCGCCCAAGGGAAAAGCCCtgacctcttctgcctcctttgcCCGGAGTACTTCTCCAGCCCGGGACAACCCCTCTGTCCTAATCACCCCTCCAACCCAGAGCACCTCTCCAGCCCAGTATACCCCCCCAGCTCAGGGAACCTCAGCCCAGAGCACCCCCTATGCCCGGGGCACCCCTCTGGCACCGATGATCTCTCCAGCCCAGGATGTGCCCTCAGCTCGGGGAACTTCAACCAGGAGCACCCCGTACCTCCAGGGCACCCCTCCTGGCCGGAGCACCCTCCCAGCCGCCCTGAGCCAGAGCTCCACTCCTCGGGGCCAGCAGAGACTGAAGGCAGCGAGGTTCAAGTCTGAGCCGCAGTGGGACTTTGAAGAAAATTACACCTTGGAAGCCAAGGGcccacagact aGCTGTCCCGACTCGATCAAGGCCAAGGCCGCCCGATCGCCATGGCTCCGGGACCTCTTCCTGCCCAACCTCACGCTGTTCCTGGATGCAGCGCATTTCAGCCAAGGCGAGTGGGAGCGGCTGGAGCACTTCGTTCCTCCTTTTGGCTTCATGGAGCTCAACAAGTCCT TGGTACAGGAGGTCCTGGCACAGATTCCTGCTGTGCCCCAGCAGCAGCTGCTCCTGGCTGCCCGCCCGCCAGGGGGTCCTCCCTGCATCAGCTGTGCCGTGGTGGGCAACGGCGGCATCTTGAACAATTCGCGAGTGGGCCAGGAGATCGATGGCCATGACTACGTGTTCCG ggtgAGCGGGGCTGTGATCCAGGGCTACGAGCAAGACGTGGGCACTCGGACTTCCTTCTATGGCTTCACCGCCTTCTCGCTGACCACTTCGCTCCTGCAGCTGGGGAGGCGGGGTTTCCGGCAGATTCCCTCCGGGAAG GACGTCCACTACCTGCACTTCTTGGAGGGTGAGCGGGACTACGAATGGCTGAAGGCACTCCTCCAGGACCAGGTCCTGGAAACTGACAACTTAAAGTGGTTCAG GCGGCGGCCCCGGGAACTGTTCCGTGATGCCCTCCGCCTGGACCGGTACCTGCTCCTGCACCCGGACCTTCTCCGCTACATGAAGAATCG GTTCCTGCGATCCAAGACCCTGGAGAAGGCGTCATGGCGGCTGTACCGCCCCACCACCGGTGCCCTGATGCTGCTCACCGCCCTGCAGCTCTGCGACCGG GTGAGCGCCTACGGCTACATCACGGAGGGCCACGGTCGTTTCTCCAACCACTACTACGACGAGAAGTGGCAGCCGCTCATCTTCTACATCAACCACGACTTCGAGCTGGAGCGGCAGCTGTGGAAGCACCTGCACGACGAGGGTGTGATGCGGCTGTTCCAGCGCGCTTGA